A single region of the Hylaeus volcanicus isolate JK05 chromosome 5, UHH_iyHylVolc1.0_haploid, whole genome shotgun sequence genome encodes:
- the LOC128876107 gene encoding E3 ubiquitin-protein ligase MIB1 isoform X7, with the protein MEAGASTGTRTTRFMMEGVGARVIRGPEWKWGKQDGGEGHVGTVRNFESPEEVVVVWDNGTAANYRCSGAFDLRILDSAPTGVKHDGTMCDTCRQQPIFGIRWKCAECGNYDLCSICYHGDKHHLRHRFYRIATPGSERVLLEPRRKSKKIAIRGIFPGARVVRGVDWQWEDQDGGNGRRGKVNEVQDWSAASPRSAAYVIWDNGAKNLYRVGFEGMADLKVVNDAKGQTVYRDHLPLLGEQGPGRTGPHGLQIGDQVNVDLELEIVQSLQHGHGGWTDGMFECLGTTGTVVGIDEDHDIVVSYPSGNRWTFNPAVLTKVQIPVPVTSSSSDNQTFAVGDLVQICNDLEKIKLLQRGHGEWAEAMAPTMGKIGRVLQIYHDGDLKVEVCSTSWTYNPQAVTKVASSDGSVPGNSSGERLSALLKKLFETHVSGDVNEELVKTAANGDAAKCEECLKRPEADVNGVFAGHTALQAASQNGHLEVIKILLRYKADVEIEDKDGDRAVHHAAFGDEPGVMALLAGAGADLNARNKRRQTALHIAVNKGHAGVVRTLLELGCHPSLQDSEGDTPLHDAISKKRDDMLALLLDHAADITLTNNNGFNALHHAALRGNPR; encoded by the exons atggaGGCTGGTGCGAGTACCGGTACTCGTACAACGCGATTTATGATGGAAGGTGTCGGAGCTCGGGTCATCCGTGGACCCGAATGGAAGTGGGGTAAACAG GATGGAGGAGAAGGCCACGTGGGAACTGTTCGAAATTTCGAATCTCCAGAAGAAGTTGTTGTTGTTTGGGATAATGGTACAGCCGCTAATTATCGTTGTTCTGGTGCATTTGATCTTCGAATTTTGGATTCAGCTCCTACTGGTGTAAAACATGATGGAACAATGTGCGATACATGTAGACAACAACCAATTTTTGGAATTCGCTGGAAATGTGCAGAGTGTGGAAATTACGATCTCTGTTCTATTTGTTATCATGGAGACAAACATCACCTAAGACACAGATTTTATCGTATAGCAACTCCTGGAAGTGAAAGAGTCTTATTGGAACCAAGACGTAAAAGTAAAAAG aTTGCAATTCGTGGTATATTTCCTGGTGCAAGGGTTGTGCGAGGTGTTGATTGGCAATGGGAAGATCAAGATGGTGGAAATGGACGAAGAGGTAAAGTCAATGAAGTTCAAGATTGGTCAGCTGCCAGCCCACGTTCAGCAGCTTATGTTATATGGGATAATGGTgccaaaaatttgtatcgcgTGGGCTTTGAAGGAATg GCGGACTTAAAAGTTGTTAATGATGCTAAAGGTCAAACAGTGTATAGGGATCATTTGCCACTGTTAGGTGAACAGGGTCCAGGTCGAACTGGTCCGCACGGATTACAAATTGGAGATCAG GTTAACGTTGATTTAGAATTGGAAATAGTGCAGTCATTGCAACATGGACATGGTGGTTGGACAGATGGAATGTTTGAGTGCCTTGGCACTACAGGCACTGTCGTTGGTATCGACGAAGATCATGACATTGTCGTGTCATATCCAAGCGGAAATCGATGGACTTTCAATCCTGCTGTATTGACGAAAGTGCAAATACCAGTACCAGTTACCAGTTCAAGCTCCGATAATCAAACATTTGCGGTTGGAGATTTGGTACAAATATGTAATGACTTAGAGAAAATTAAACTGCTTCAACGCGGTCATGGAGAATGGGCTGAAGCAATGGCGCCg ACTATGGGAAAAATTGGTAGAGTTTTGCAAATATACCACGACGGAGACTTAAAAGTAGAAGTTTGCAGTACATCTTGGACTTATAATCCCCAAGCAGTTACGAAAGTAGCGAGTAGCGATGGTAGTGTTCCGGGAAATAGCAGTGGAG AACGTTTATCAGCActgttgaagaaattatttgaaacgcATGTTTCGGGTGATGTTAATGAAGAATTGGTGAAAACTGCGGCAAATGGCGATGCTGCTAAATGCGAAGAATGCTTGAAAAGACCAGAAGCCGATGTAAACGGTGTATTTGCTGGCCACACTGCTTTACAAGCTGCAAGTCAAAATGGTCATCTAgaagtcattaaaattctcCTCCGTTACAAGGCAGATGTAGAGATTGAa GATAAAGATGGAGACAGAGCTGTACATCATGCAGCTTTTGGAGATGAACCAGGAGTAATGGCATTGTTAGCTGGTGCGGGAGCTGACTTGAATGCCAGAAATAAAAGACGTCAAACAGCCCTCCATATCGCGGTTAATAAAGGACATGCTGGTGTAGTGCGCACGTTGTTGGAATTAGGTTGCCATCCAAGTTTACAg
- the LOC128876107 gene encoding E3 ubiquitin-protein ligase MIB1 isoform X8, with protein MEAGASTGTRTTRFMMEGVGARVIRGPEWKWGKQDGGEGHVGTVRNFESPEEVVVVWDNGTAANYRCSGAFDLRILDSAPTGVKHDGTMCDTCRQQPIFGIRWKCAECGNYDLCSICYHGDKHHLRHRFYRIATPGSERVLLEPRRKSKKIAIRGIFPGARVVRGVDWQWEDQDGGNGRRGKVNEVQDWSAASPRSAAYVIWDNGAKNLYRVGFEGMADLKVVNDAKGQTVYRDHLPLLGEQGPGRTGPHGLQIGDQVNVDLELEIVQSLQHGHGGWTDGMFECLGTTGTVVGIDEDHDIVVSYPSGNRWTFNPAVLTKVQIPVPVTSSSSDNQTFAVGDLVQICNDLEKIKLLQRGHGEWAEAMAPTMGKIGRVLQIYHDGDLKVEVCSTSWTYNPQAVTKVASSDGSVPGNSSGERLSALLKKLFETHVSGDVNEELVKTAANGDAAKCEECLKRPEADVNGVFAGHTALQAASQNGHLEVIKILLRYKADVEIEDKDGDRAVHHAAFGDEPGVMALLAGAGADLNARNKRRQTALHIAVNKGHAGVVRTLLELGCHPSLQVRQSYLTFRNWIKLTESQRRIGEFLYLLI; from the exons atggaGGCTGGTGCGAGTACCGGTACTCGTACAACGCGATTTATGATGGAAGGTGTCGGAGCTCGGGTCATCCGTGGACCCGAATGGAAGTGGGGTAAACAG GATGGAGGAGAAGGCCACGTGGGAACTGTTCGAAATTTCGAATCTCCAGAAGAAGTTGTTGTTGTTTGGGATAATGGTACAGCCGCTAATTATCGTTGTTCTGGTGCATTTGATCTTCGAATTTTGGATTCAGCTCCTACTGGTGTAAAACATGATGGAACAATGTGCGATACATGTAGACAACAACCAATTTTTGGAATTCGCTGGAAATGTGCAGAGTGTGGAAATTACGATCTCTGTTCTATTTGTTATCATGGAGACAAACATCACCTAAGACACAGATTTTATCGTATAGCAACTCCTGGAAGTGAAAGAGTCTTATTGGAACCAAGACGTAAAAGTAAAAAG aTTGCAATTCGTGGTATATTTCCTGGTGCAAGGGTTGTGCGAGGTGTTGATTGGCAATGGGAAGATCAAGATGGTGGAAATGGACGAAGAGGTAAAGTCAATGAAGTTCAAGATTGGTCAGCTGCCAGCCCACGTTCAGCAGCTTATGTTATATGGGATAATGGTgccaaaaatttgtatcgcgTGGGCTTTGAAGGAATg GCGGACTTAAAAGTTGTTAATGATGCTAAAGGTCAAACAGTGTATAGGGATCATTTGCCACTGTTAGGTGAACAGGGTCCAGGTCGAACTGGTCCGCACGGATTACAAATTGGAGATCAG GTTAACGTTGATTTAGAATTGGAAATAGTGCAGTCATTGCAACATGGACATGGTGGTTGGACAGATGGAATGTTTGAGTGCCTTGGCACTACAGGCACTGTCGTTGGTATCGACGAAGATCATGACATTGTCGTGTCATATCCAAGCGGAAATCGATGGACTTTCAATCCTGCTGTATTGACGAAAGTGCAAATACCAGTACCAGTTACCAGTTCAAGCTCCGATAATCAAACATTTGCGGTTGGAGATTTGGTACAAATATGTAATGACTTAGAGAAAATTAAACTGCTTCAACGCGGTCATGGAGAATGGGCTGAAGCAATGGCGCCg ACTATGGGAAAAATTGGTAGAGTTTTGCAAATATACCACGACGGAGACTTAAAAGTAGAAGTTTGCAGTACATCTTGGACTTATAATCCCCAAGCAGTTACGAAAGTAGCGAGTAGCGATGGTAGTGTTCCGGGAAATAGCAGTGGAG AACGTTTATCAGCActgttgaagaaattatttgaaacgcATGTTTCGGGTGATGTTAATGAAGAATTGGTGAAAACTGCGGCAAATGGCGATGCTGCTAAATGCGAAGAATGCTTGAAAAGACCAGAAGCCGATGTAAACGGTGTATTTGCTGGCCACACTGCTTTACAAGCTGCAAGTCAAAATGGTCATCTAgaagtcattaaaattctcCTCCGTTACAAGGCAGATGTAGAGATTGAa GATAAAGATGGAGACAGAGCTGTACATCATGCAGCTTTTGGAGATGAACCAGGAGTAATGGCATTGTTAGCTGGTGCGGGAGCTGACTTGAATGCCAGAAATAAAAGACGTCAAACAGCCCTCCATATCGCGGTTAATAAAGGACATGCTGGTGTAGTGCGCACGTTGTTGGAATTAGGTTGCCATCCAAGTTTACAg
- the LOC128876107 gene encoding E3 ubiquitin-protein ligase MIB1 isoform X4 has protein sequence MEAGASTGTRTTRFMMEGVGARVIRGPEWKWGKQDGGEGHVGTVRNFESPEEVVVVWDNGTAANYRCSGAFDLRILDSAPTGVKHDGTMCDTCRQQPIFGIRWKCAECGNYDLCSICYHGDKHHLRHRFYRIATPGSERVLLEPRRKSKKIAIRGIFPGARVVRGVDWQWEDQDGGNGRRGKVNEVQDWSAASPRSAAYVIWDNGAKNLYRVGFEGMADLKVVNDAKGQTVYRDHLPLLGEQGPGRTGPHGLQIGDQVNVDLELEIVQSLQHGHGGWTDGMFECLGTTGTVVGIDEDHDIVVSYPSGNRWTFNPAVLTKVQIPVPVTSSSSDNQTFAVGDLVQICNDLEKIKLLQRGHGEWAEAMAPTMGKIGRVLQIYHDGDLKVEVCSTSWTYNPQAVTKVASSDGSVPGNSSGERLSALLKKLFETHVSGDVNEELVKTAANGDAAKCEECLKRPEADVNGVFAGHTALQAASQNGHLEVIKILLRYKADVEIEDKDGDRAVHHAAFGDEPGVMALLAGAGADLNARNKRRQTALHIAVNKGHAGVVRTLLELGCHPSLQDSEGDTPLHDAISKKRDDMLALLLDHAADITLTNNNGFNALHHAALRGNPRYDIFNKD, from the exons atggaGGCTGGTGCGAGTACCGGTACTCGTACAACGCGATTTATGATGGAAGGTGTCGGAGCTCGGGTCATCCGTGGACCCGAATGGAAGTGGGGTAAACAG GATGGAGGAGAAGGCCACGTGGGAACTGTTCGAAATTTCGAATCTCCAGAAGAAGTTGTTGTTGTTTGGGATAATGGTACAGCCGCTAATTATCGTTGTTCTGGTGCATTTGATCTTCGAATTTTGGATTCAGCTCCTACTGGTGTAAAACATGATGGAACAATGTGCGATACATGTAGACAACAACCAATTTTTGGAATTCGCTGGAAATGTGCAGAGTGTGGAAATTACGATCTCTGTTCTATTTGTTATCATGGAGACAAACATCACCTAAGACACAGATTTTATCGTATAGCAACTCCTGGAAGTGAAAGAGTCTTATTGGAACCAAGACGTAAAAGTAAAAAG aTTGCAATTCGTGGTATATTTCCTGGTGCAAGGGTTGTGCGAGGTGTTGATTGGCAATGGGAAGATCAAGATGGTGGAAATGGACGAAGAGGTAAAGTCAATGAAGTTCAAGATTGGTCAGCTGCCAGCCCACGTTCAGCAGCTTATGTTATATGGGATAATGGTgccaaaaatttgtatcgcgTGGGCTTTGAAGGAATg GCGGACTTAAAAGTTGTTAATGATGCTAAAGGTCAAACAGTGTATAGGGATCATTTGCCACTGTTAGGTGAACAGGGTCCAGGTCGAACTGGTCCGCACGGATTACAAATTGGAGATCAG GTTAACGTTGATTTAGAATTGGAAATAGTGCAGTCATTGCAACATGGACATGGTGGTTGGACAGATGGAATGTTTGAGTGCCTTGGCACTACAGGCACTGTCGTTGGTATCGACGAAGATCATGACATTGTCGTGTCATATCCAAGCGGAAATCGATGGACTTTCAATCCTGCTGTATTGACGAAAGTGCAAATACCAGTACCAGTTACCAGTTCAAGCTCCGATAATCAAACATTTGCGGTTGGAGATTTGGTACAAATATGTAATGACTTAGAGAAAATTAAACTGCTTCAACGCGGTCATGGAGAATGGGCTGAAGCAATGGCGCCg ACTATGGGAAAAATTGGTAGAGTTTTGCAAATATACCACGACGGAGACTTAAAAGTAGAAGTTTGCAGTACATCTTGGACTTATAATCCCCAAGCAGTTACGAAAGTAGCGAGTAGCGATGGTAGTGTTCCGGGAAATAGCAGTGGAG AACGTTTATCAGCActgttgaagaaattatttgaaacgcATGTTTCGGGTGATGTTAATGAAGAATTGGTGAAAACTGCGGCAAATGGCGATGCTGCTAAATGCGAAGAATGCTTGAAAAGACCAGAAGCCGATGTAAACGGTGTATTTGCTGGCCACACTGCTTTACAAGCTGCAAGTCAAAATGGTCATCTAgaagtcattaaaattctcCTCCGTTACAAGGCAGATGTAGAGATTGAa GATAAAGATGGAGACAGAGCTGTACATCATGCAGCTTTTGGAGATGAACCAGGAGTAATGGCATTGTTAGCTGGTGCGGGAGCTGACTTGAATGCCAGAAATAAAAGACGTCAAACAGCCCTCCATATCGCGGTTAATAAAGGACATGCTGGTGTAGTGCGCACGTTGTTGGAATTAGGTTGCCATCCAAGTTTACAg